Sequence from the Mauremys mutica isolate MM-2020 ecotype Southern chromosome 2, ASM2049712v1, whole genome shotgun sequence genome:
ACAAGCCATACAAAGTGATCTGGCTTGTTTGTCAGATATGTGGCCAGCTGGCCCCTTTGCATAATGAGTGTGCTTTAGAAGGACTTGGTGTATTTGGCTCCACATCTGTGGAGACAATTCCTGATGTGGTATAGTTGACCATTCATTTCCACATTTTTCACAAGGAGTCGCAAGTGGCACTTGTGTACATTCCACACTCCCAGCATCAGCCATGTGGGAGAAGGCTGCTCTTACTGACGCTCTGTGATGGAAGGGGTGTTGCAGAGATGAGTTTACTCGTAATGCTCACTTACTTCCTGGACACAAACATGGCAGATGTCCATGGTAATTCCAACAACCAGCATCTTTAACTTAAAAATGTCTGGTTCAAGGGAGAGATTTTAGGCGGTTAATGTTCAGTCCCTGGTCATATTCCTAAAAATCACCACATTAGTTTAGGCCGTTCTAGTGACCTTCTGAAATTATTCTGTGACAAGGAAATTGAAAGGTGGCAATATCTTGAAAGAATCCAGGAAAGAATGAACATTTGCATGGTGCTGGGGATCTGATTCGCCTAGGCCTTGTCTGCATTCAGAGTTACATCACTTTTACTAAGAGTGTGATTTTTAAACCATTTtggttaaatcagtgcaaaacaCAATGTGGACTCTCTTAATCTGGTTTCAAACCTACAGTATCAATTTATCTTAATTTGGTAAGGAATTGATAAACTAAATTGATATACATCTGGTTAAAATTGAATTGAGTGTCCTCACTGTGTTTTACATCAGTTTAACTAAACcagcttaaaaaacaatgtaaagGGGGCAACTTTGAATATAGACAATGCCTAATTTTCAatgttatgccagtgtaactccattgacttcaatggaattactcctgattgaTATGGGAGGAGAATCAAGGGCCTGTATTTCTGGAGAGAgaatatgggggagggatagttgtTGTTTCTTGAGCTTCTAGAAAGGAAATCTTGGAAGCATATAAACTTTCAGCTGATTAGAAAACTTTATTCACTGTCATGTATAAAcctagtggaaatttcctgggattTCCCTTTATTTACATAGTTTCCTGTGCTGGAGTCATGAATCCATTGTCTGTACAGATGCTGTTGCTTTaaaatcattccattaatagAAGATCAAAAACAGACGCTTCCCCACTTTTGACGTCTTGCTCTTTTATTCAGAAGGTTGGGCAccatcatccctctgcacccAAATGTGCATGGAAGCGGAATAGTTATTTGGAAAAATCCGTTACACAATTTACAAAGTACTAACTCCAGGGAGAGAAAATCTTAGTGGTTACTCAGAGAGGGGAGCACATTTGGACTCAGCAGAGTTGGAGGGGGATACACAGGAAATCCTGGTACTAATTCCATGGATCTCAGGGTATTCCTGTACAAGCTGGCcctttgcaggggcggctccaggcaccagcacgccaagcgcgtgcctggggcggcaagccaaggggggtgctctgccggtcgccgccagggcggcaggcaggttgccttcggcggcatgcctgcagagggtccactggtcccgcggcttcagcggacctcccacaggtgtgccgccaaatccgtgggaccggggacctccggcaggcaagcccccaaaggcagcctgcctgccatgcttggggcagcaaaatacctagagccgcccctagttCTTTGGCTCCCTCCTATTACTAGCAGCACAGCTCAATCAGAATAATTAGTGACCTGATTGTGACTGTATAGTTACATCATCTGCATGGATAGAAGCCATATACAGAACCCAAATTAGGGCAGTTATATCTTCCCCAGTTTGCCAAGGAAATGAACCGTCCTCAGTCTCTGTCTTCAGACAGACACACCCAAAATCATTTGCAGTCTCAACCATGTGGTGTTCATCAGAGGGGCTTTTATAGTCCCAGGAGAGGTGAGAGAGGAGAATGAATGGCCACATGGTCTCCTCTTCACCGGCTTCCTAGGCATATTTGGGTGGGTTAGATTCCCTCTGTACCGTGCAGTGGAAGGGATACCCTTTGCTGGTAGTTGCTGAACACCTTGCATTCAGCTAACAGAATGATTTAATTTATACAAAGCAGACTCATCCTGGGCTTGTTCTGTAAGGGGCTTATCAGCGACTAGTAGAAATATTGAATAGGTGACATCCCTCTCTGACACTTAAGGAACACTAATGCTCAGGAGCATGTACCTGCTTTCTGAAGGCTGCGCTAGGGCAGCTCAACATTCTTTTAGAGAAGGTTTTAAATTTTAAGGCGAAAATATAAGTGGGAGCGTAAATAAAGTTTGTGTTTTGATAGGATGGTTTGTTTGGGTTGCTTGGTTGTTACTTCGGGCGCAGTGGGCAGTGTCTGGATGCCCATTAGAGATGTTAGCAACCGGTTAATGGTTTAGAGCAAAACTTAGGAAAATGGGTATTTGAGCAAACTGTATTTCAGCAGAAGAAGAGGCGTGTATGAGGTGATCCTTTTTCTATAGTGACGAGGGCTTCATATTATTCCGAATAACAAACACTTGCCCCTGCAGGCTTTTAAGGGACTAGATTAAAGAAGCGTTAATTAACTGCAATTATAGGCTTATGTTTATATCAGCTATATACGTGGGTCTGATAGGTTTATCATGCCATCTGCACAATGTTGCCTTTTCAaaaaagttactttttttttttggtatttcaGACCTTTTTCCTTTTCGGAAGACACAGACCAGTAAAACTAAGCCTATTCCAGAAGAAACAGAGTCCAGATGATGAATGAGTAGGTTAATCATATTTTGAAGTCCTCTTTCACTTCTGTCCGTGAATTGAAGTGGCAGTGTACTCATTGGgagaatatttatttttgtatggGTGGAGCTTCAGCTGCCATTATGCTTCTGCTTTTTCTTAGTGGGTTGCTAGtgaccatttttaaatgtttaaaaagaacCCAAACCCACACTCCTCTTTGGATACCATAGGAGAGTGAAGTATATTACTTTGATTATGATGTTCAGTTATGGTTAGGAGCTGAGCAATACTTTTTTCTGGCACTAGTTAAAATTTGAATAGCCTGCATTAGACCAAAGATTACACATATTTTGAATTCTGGCATTAACTAAACCAGTTTAATATTTGGAGCTGGCCGTAAATGAAAAGGAATGCAACTGTTGAGTTTGTGACTTGCTGTGGAATACCCTAGTGTGAATTTCTTCCTTTGTCAGAAAGTTCTTAATTCCAGATATTAAAATGCTGGAGAATCTTACCGAAAGTGAAGTTACGCTGATTAGTTACACTACAAAAGCTAATGTATGTACATCTGCTTGGATCACGTctttaatagtaataataatggcTAACTTTGCTCATGGAACACTTCACTTAAAGTGTATCTATGCAAACACAATTGGCATCACAGCTGAgagctgctttttatttttaagtaaacAATATTCCAGTTGTCTGATTAACAGAATGACTCGCTCCCATATTACAAGAATTTCACCTCTTTCCTTAATAACATGAACTCTCCTGCTTTTAAAGTAGATTTTGTTATGAATGGATACTGGAAAGGTAAATTCTTAAGTTTCTTAAAATGTTCTGCTACACAATGCAGTTTCTTTTATTGATTAAGCCCAGATGGTCTGCTCATGTAGCAAACAGATATTTTTACAAACCTTTATTATGCCTCATTAGAATTCACTCCTTTAGATGATTTCTAATTGTATTGTCTAATAAAACTAAACCTTAGAAGCTATTTGCATATTATATGAAGAAATCTCATACAACAAACTCACAGTGGATTCAATTAACATAATAGCTAATTATATATCCCATCAGCCTTTAGAGTAGCTCAGCATTCATGTTTCTCCTGTTTTAGCCTAGAGCAAAGGAGGTTTGAATTTTCACTTCTAAATATTGACTTTTAACTAATATCAAAAATGATTTGAACACTTTGTGGATGAAAAGATAGTGATTAAACtacatgaaacattttaaaatacgtatttaaaaattatttgaaacAATTTCCAATAAAATATAAAGCTTTGCATATGATCAGTTCTGGctctctgtttttttaaaatataaccaaATATGTACTGTTTTATTGAAAAACACTTGATTGTTTTTGAAAATGCATATATACTGCAGTTACATTTTTATATCTCTTATCACACACCATAATGCAATTGTATTCTTGTTGTGGCTGGTTGTGGTATCTATCAAGCAAGAAATTTACGATGAGATTAACAGAGACATAGTAATGAACTGGCATATGAACATCCTGTAACTGACTGTTATTAAGGTATTGCCATAGTAGTCTGTAATTAATTCTCTAGCTGTCTTTTGAAGTTGGCTGAAATATtctggaaaacaaaaataaacagcaaACATTTcagtgaactttttaaaaaaattaaagagtatcttttattctttttaaacacTTCAAATAATATGAAGAATCAACAGATTATGAAATAattaaccaaaaaaatcaaacatttagaATGATCAGAGGCTGTGATTTatctgaaaaattaaaataattcatgCATTGTATCATCAATATGCACATCAAATCTAGTGACTAATTTGCTGGGTATCATGTTtatatttttacaaaaaataGCAGATAAAGTTTGGTGCAGGGTAAAATGGCTTTGTCCCATTACAATGATGGCTGTcttttcattcatattttaatGAGGTTAGTATCTCTGAGACAGCTTTTTCGGGGAGGAGGCCCATGTCTCCGGTACGATTACAATAGGAGTTGCTTTATTGACAAGTACTATTCAAAATCTTCACAGTATAGAAAGAAAGGCTTTAGTTTTCTGCCACTTGTCCAAATACTTATTGCTCTTattattaaaacactttttagaAGAACACTCAGCTTTTGGGGGTCAGGTATAACTCTGAGTATATTTCAACAAAATCTTTTATATTCTTTTAAATTCAAGTTGTACTTGGTTTTAATAAAAGCTCACTATCCAAAAAGCTAATAAGTAGACCCCAGAAATGAACAGATACATACATCTATCATGTGTAAGTGTTTCCCATATATTTGCACACTCCATTCAATACAGTTTACAGGGGCTGAGAGTCTGATTCCAGACAAACTAATAGTTATGTGAAAAAATAAAGTTATTCGGAGGTCATATGTTAAGTATAATTTTTATTAACTTGACAAGAAAAAATCAGATGTAACCTTTTTAAAGCAAAGTTCTTATAATTATGATTTTATTAATCTACTTCATGAATATGCTACTCCtcaaattattttcctaaataTAATAAGACAACATACTGAAATACAAAGAGAGGTTAAGAAAATGCAGTTCATATGTTGGCTTCTGAGAACATTATGGGAAATATAATAGGTGGTGGAAATGAGAGCAAAAATGGTGTATAAATATAAGAATAAACAGGTTGCAAAAATTCATTTAATAAGTGTTAACCCCTTTATATAAAGTATCTAGAGAATTTGATCTGTAGCTGCTGTTACATGCATTGTGAAGTTTGATTTTCGTTCAGTATATTTCAGAAGCACTTTTTAATGCATAGGTGGTTTGTTTTCAGCATATCGTAATAGTCTCATTCTCTATGTTCTTATACAGTACTTGCCACTCATGATGTATACTCTTGCTAAGCCACTGTTCGCTTTTGTGATTGGACTGGAGTTACTGacaggaaggggatggggaagagtgTTAGTATGTGAGTGAATTCTTGAACAACAGTTGGACTATAAATAGATCTCTTTTTCAGAACTTAAAATACAGTCTTGCTTGTATTAGGACAACACGGCAGATCTCTTTTTATCTGCAAATAAATATAGTTAGTATATCCATTAAAAATCCCCCCAGCGAGTGAGCTGGTTTGATTTATTGTCCTGCAAGTAGGtttagaggtgtgtgtgtgtagtatagTAATAGCTTATTGTTACTGAAAGCCCATTGGGTCAAATACATCTTTGGTATAACCTCATTGACCTTAGTGGAAGTTACACCGGAAGAGCATTTGGTCTATTATGTCAAATCTTTTGTCTTTTGCAAGAGGATTTGTAAAAGTTCTATTTTATTTGCAaattcactttttcttttttgcatatTATTTGGAAGAGGCAGTCAGACATATCCATGTACCATGTTGTCTTGTTATCCTCAACTTCTAATAGGTGGGGGGAAAACCACTTGAGATTGGAATTCATAATTCAAATAGTCTTTCAGGAACCATGTTTTGCTGCCATTAGCTTTCCTTGCTTTATGATACacatttgctttttaaatgttaatattgaAATTAATAAAATAGTTTTCATAGCAAAATGCAACTAAACCCAACCTTACTGTAAAATCTCTAAATGTAGATTATTTTAAACTAAAAACTGACTTAAAAAAATACAGTGTTTTCCTCATGCCCTTTTTGCTTTTTCCAGGTTTCATAAAAAAGTAGATTCCACATCCAGAAtgaggttgggggaggaggattTCATAATAGGACCTAGTTTAAGAAGAAGAAAAACCTTTAGGCTTTAATTTTAATTCTCCTGCCTCTATTTATCTGATCTGTGGCCAGATGGTGGTGAAGCAAGGAAACCCTTTGTGTAAATGAAGCACACATGTGAAAGTGCTTCTGTAATGTAATCATTGAGACCGGAAGGGTTCATACTGTGTCTGAAAAGAGACAATGGAGACTGGATATATCAACATTGCAGAAATCGAGTTCATTTGTGATTCAGCCCCTTTGACTATGGTTGTCATGAAAACTTCCTACTTTGATCAGCAGAGGGTGGAGAGAAAAATCTTCTAAAGGTCCAAGGATGCAGCACTGTTGTTTACTGTGCACTTGGCTTCAGTTCACGCCCCCTTCCGGAAGAAGCAACAGAGATAGGAGCATCTTGCACCTTGACCTGTCTAGACGGGAGAGAAGTTTTTTGTCCCTGTTACCAAGGGCGAGGGGTGCTCTTTGACCCTGGGAGCACTAGCTGTTGAGACTCTCACTAAGTATGTAGGTAGTGTCTAAATGTTTCTGCTGAATTCTTGCTTAATTCTgaaggaaaaggaatggacaaagACATGGACCAGCTGTTCGAAAATAAAGCTGAAATAGTAGAACCTGGGAGAAGTTAAATTTTGTAAGCTATTATTTTCTTCACAAAACCCCTGGGAGGTATTAAACAGCTGCATCTGAGTTGACGAACAGCAACTAAGACAGACCAAGTGAAAGCAAAAGACTTTCTAGAACTCTACTTCAACTAAAGAAACAAAGTGACTTAAGAAATCTTTCATGGTTATGTCGATAAAATATCAACTGTAGTCTATGGTCTCTATTTGCTGCATGGTATATGTCTTTTTGAATGACAATATGTTTACAAATTAAAATCTGATAACTGCATTCTATAATTGGTTCAGTGTGAAGGGGATGTTTTATGCAAGagttaatgttttatttttcagtgtcaCCTTAGCTTTAGCTGACATTTTTAATTATGTATGTAATATAATATGGGTCAACAATTATGCAGATTAAGAGATATGCACTGATTCTTTTTCGCTGCCTATGACACATCAGTCTATAGAGGTATAATCTCTTAAAGTTATTTTTGGTAATATgtataataagaaaagaaaattcCATTTTCTTCCCCCACTAGGTTCCTTTAGCAAAGTCAGAGACCTACTTAACGGAAGTTTTGGAAAATATATGTGATAGAATGAATGATTACCAACTGCAAGTGGATCCTCAAACCCAAAAAAGGACGTTCAAGAGATTTGCTCCTAGGAAAGATGAGAAAATCtatgcagattttaaaaaattatatttttattctgATGCGTACAAACCTTTGAAATTTGCGGTAAGCTAACATAAGAAATTGGTAACGTATGTTAAAGTATTACTAGTGTATACTCTGTACTATCTGATAAATATAGCTTCAAGTACTAAATTCGTGCATATAGTAAATTGTTTTAATAATAACATATTCTTATATGCTCTGTATTTGCTTGTCACAGTATCGCATtaagtgttttaaaataataatgtggTTTATAATGTTATTTAGAAACAGATGGCATTTTAGTTGCAAGAATTACCCATGGATTATACTGTGTGTTCTCAGTTTACATGTTACAAATTTCCCAAACTGGAACAATTCAAATGATGTTTTACTTGGGGAATTTTTGTAAGTGATTAAATACAAATCAGTGTTACTAAGGAAGTATATTTGTTAATTTCTGTGCAGGAAATAGGGAGTTATTGTGTTGGGTAAAAATCCAAATTAATACTACTGTAATTTTAATATTTATAGTTGGATTAAAGAAGGAGGAGGGGTGTCATCTTTTCTTTAGGCCTTGTTGAATGGAGACAAATTTCTGTGAGCTAATCAAGAATGCTGGCTTAGGCTGAGTTAAACAAATGTTTAGGTGCCAGTTACATcatataattttgttttgtttatgcaTTAAGTATCTTTCTAGTGTCAGGAAACACACAATATAGAAAAGAGTGTCTAGGGCAGTGATATGCTGCATATGATTCCACATGTATTCAGTACACCACAAAAGCAATGTTGTGAGACTATTAAATCCATGAAATTAAGCCAGCGTGCACATTTAGTGACTTGCATTTTCACTGAGAAGTAAAGTTAATGGCTGAGTTTCAAAGATGTTGAGTGCTGTGAAATGTTGacttaaaacagcaaaaaaatcgTATTCTTGCAATGGCACATTCTAGAGCTAATTTTTCGAGAAATAcaagtaattattattttttttttggtagtagaGTTATGACTTCTTTATTTAAATCAGAGTTTTCcttggtgtatttttttttaattgcaatccATTTCATGGGGCTTCTACCCTTGTTTAATGATTAAACCATAGTCTGGGCTTTTGGGAAAGTACTTTCTGTCCTTCCTAATTTGTGCTCAGGATTGCCAAAAGATAACTCTAGATAATACAGCTCTTCAGAACAAAACGTCTCTTTAGACACACTCCACCAAGACTCTGCCTCAGCAGTAGTGTTGAACCCTGTTCAAAACATCAGAAATCCATTTTCTATAAGTGAAGTCAAATTACTGAtagtctttaaaatgtttaaaaattgaaaagagACCATTTGGTAGATTACTGTCAATTTTGTTATCTGTAGTGAAACCAAAGATGCATTAGTTTGATCAGGAAGCTTTATTTATCTGCATGTTGTGAATACTAGTGTAATAACATGAAATGGATTATGATTTAATTTAACTTTTGAGTGACTATTCCATGAATATAGTGACTGACATTGAAAGGTGTTCTTTCAAAAGCAAGTAAAATGTGATCTGTAAGTGATTTCTTATCCTAgttagtgtatttttaaaaagacagccAGAGAGAGCGTATAGTTAAATCTTAAGGAATATTTTGAAAATTAACAGGCAATCATTTGTTTGTACAAACCAAAATAAGGTTCCCCTTTCCACTGTATTACTTTACAGTTCTGGTTTagcaatcttgtttatttcatTGCTGGAGTGGTActgtctctgtgtgtatgtgtatgtatatataatatatatgatcCTGTTTTATTCTTACAGTGTGAAAGTATTATAGAAGAGTATGAAGATGAAATTTTCTCACTTATCGCCCAG
This genomic interval carries:
- the CNPY1 gene encoding protein canopy homolog 1 isoform X2, with amino-acid sequence MWRESEIKRCFVEVPLAKSETYLTEVLENICDRMNDYQLQVDPQTQKRTFKRFAPRKDEKIYADFKKLYFYSDAYKPLKFACESIIEEYEDEIFSLIAQEADYLADKLCSEKSGLCEESATHTEL
- the CNPY1 gene encoding protein canopy homolog 1 isoform X3, which gives rise to MNDYQLQVDPQTQKRTFKRFAPRKDEKIYADFKKLYFYSDAYKPLKFACESIIEEYEDEIFSLIAQEADYLADKLCSEKSGLCEESATHTEL